A genome region from Nocardia sp. NBC_00565 includes the following:
- a CDS encoding ribose-5-phosphate isomerase: MRVYLGADHAGFELKNHVKAHLEQSGHEVVDCGALEYDALDDYPAFCVEAARRTVADPGSLGLVFGGSGNGEQIAANKVPGARCALAWSVETAQLAREHNNAQLIGIGGRMHSTEEALAIVDAFVSTKWSEEPRHQRRIDILAEYEKTGVPPAVPAY; encoded by the coding sequence ATGCGCGTATACCTCGGTGCCGACCATGCCGGTTTCGAACTGAAGAATCACGTCAAGGCCCATCTCGAGCAGTCGGGCCACGAGGTCGTCGACTGCGGCGCCCTCGAGTACGACGCCCTCGACGACTACCCCGCCTTCTGCGTCGAGGCGGCCCGCCGCACCGTCGCCGACCCGGGCAGCCTCGGCCTGGTCTTCGGTGGCAGCGGCAACGGCGAGCAGATCGCCGCGAACAAGGTGCCCGGCGCCCGCTGCGCCCTGGCCTGGAGTGTGGAGACCGCCCAGCTGGCCCGTGAGCACAACAACGCCCAGCTGATCGGTATCGGCGGCCGCATGCACTCCACCGAGGAGGCGCTCGCGATCGTAGACGCCTTCGTCTCGACCAAGTGGTCCGAGGAGCCGCGCCACCAGCGTCGCATCGACATCCTGGCCGAGTACGAGAAGACCGGTGTGCCCCCGGCTGTTCCGGCCTACTGA
- a CDS encoding M48 family metallopeptidase, which produces MQPHEPQPPQQAGPPADPYPALGGWAQAQDATATPTGRAHGQHDSPQYPAPASSPQYPQAPYPGPPYPTPAYGPAPYGPYGVAPTPPGMPPQRQPRGLSPYGMPARHPWEIPLLVVVCVITTIALALGLLIFIDLILDAKLPNPYLVVLVFAPIVVWALRGMNYATQRVNGVKMSPTQFPEGYQLVVEAAARFGMAKVPDAYVVLGNGQINAFASGHGFRRFVVVYSDLFEIGGAAREPDALAFIIGHEVGHIAAGHTSYWRQLGMFVAPSLPVVGSSLIRSQEYTADNHGYCNRHQGAPMAMGTLGAGKYLNKLVGFDEMADRAAVEKGFFVWVINAMSSHPVLTWRMWALRDRSRHGRLFWRPNRPAGAPPAVPYPSSYGEVPALPPKPVP; this is translated from the coding sequence ATGCAGCCGCACGAACCCCAGCCGCCCCAGCAGGCGGGCCCACCCGCCGATCCCTATCCCGCACTCGGCGGGTGGGCGCAGGCTCAGGACGCGACCGCCACACCGACCGGCCGGGCACACGGCCAGCACGATTCGCCCCAGTACCCAGCACCCGCCTCGTCGCCCCAGTACCCGCAGGCACCGTATCCCGGGCCGCCGTACCCCACTCCCGCGTACGGCCCCGCACCCTATGGCCCCTACGGTGTGGCTCCGACCCCGCCCGGAATGCCACCGCAGCGTCAGCCGCGCGGTCTCTCGCCGTACGGCATGCCCGCGCGGCACCCGTGGGAGATTCCGCTGCTGGTCGTCGTGTGCGTGATCACCACCATCGCGTTGGCGTTGGGATTGCTGATCTTCATCGACCTGATCCTGGACGCGAAGCTGCCGAACCCGTATCTCGTGGTGCTGGTATTCGCACCGATAGTGGTCTGGGCGCTGCGCGGCATGAACTACGCGACCCAGCGGGTGAACGGCGTCAAGATGTCGCCCACGCAATTCCCCGAGGGCTATCAACTGGTGGTCGAGGCGGCGGCCCGGTTCGGTATGGCCAAGGTCCCGGACGCCTACGTGGTGCTCGGCAACGGCCAGATCAACGCCTTCGCCTCCGGGCACGGGTTCCGGCGTTTCGTCGTCGTCTACAGCGATCTGTTCGAAATCGGTGGCGCGGCACGCGAACCCGACGCGCTCGCCTTCATCATCGGCCACGAGGTCGGGCATATCGCCGCCGGGCACACCTCGTACTGGCGTCAGCTCGGCATGTTCGTCGCACCGTCGCTGCCGGTCGTCGGCAGCTCACTGATCCGCTCCCAGGAGTACACCGCCGACAACCACGGCTATTGCAACCGGCATCAGGGCGCGCCGATGGCGATGGGCACCCTCGGTGCGGGCAAATACCTCAACAAACTGGTCGGCTTCGACGAGATGGCCGACCGGGCCGCGGTCGAGAAGGGCTTCTTCGTCTGGGTCATCAATGCGATGTCCTCGCATCCGGTGCTGACCTGGCGCATGTGGGCGCTACGCGACCGCAGCAGGCACGGCCGCCTCTTCTGGCGACCGAACCGACCGGCCGGTGCGCCCCCGGCCGTTCCGTATCCGAGCAGCTACGGCGAGGTTCCGGCACTGCCACCGAAACCCGTGCCGTAG
- a CDS encoding Fpg/Nei family DNA glycosylase, protein MPEGHTLHRLARLHQRRFAGGVVRVSSPQGKFAAGAARVDGQLLTRAEAWGKHLLHHYDSGLIVHVHLGLYGVFTEVPLPMGEPVGQVRMRIVGDASADDRLYGTDLRGPTACEVYTRAELTALTERLGPDPLRRGADPERAWLRIHRSRRPIGALLMDQQVLAGVGNVYRAEVLFRHNISPHRTGTQLSHEEWQAIWTDLVDLMRVGVRRGKIVVVRREHDHGAPAYAPDKPRTYVYRRAGDPCRLCRSTVLHSVLEGRNLFWCPTCQPG, encoded by the coding sequence ATGCCTGAGGGGCATACGCTGCACCGACTGGCGCGATTGCATCAACGGCGCTTCGCCGGGGGAGTGGTGCGCGTCTCCAGTCCGCAGGGGAAGTTCGCCGCCGGTGCCGCCCGCGTCGACGGACAGCTGCTGACGCGGGCCGAGGCGTGGGGCAAACACCTACTGCACCACTACGATTCGGGTCTCATCGTGCATGTGCACCTCGGGCTGTACGGGGTGTTCACCGAGGTGCCATTGCCGATGGGGGAGCCGGTCGGACAGGTGCGGATGCGGATCGTAGGGGACGCGTCGGCCGATGATCGCCTGTACGGCACCGACCTACGCGGCCCGACCGCCTGTGAGGTGTACACCCGAGCGGAGCTGACGGCGCTGACCGAGCGGCTCGGCCCGGATCCACTGCGGCGCGGCGCCGACCCCGAACGGGCCTGGCTCCGAATTCACCGCTCGCGCAGACCGATCGGCGCGCTGCTGATGGACCAGCAGGTGCTCGCCGGCGTCGGCAACGTCTATCGAGCGGAAGTCCTGTTCCGCCACAACATTTCACCGCATCGCACCGGTACTCAGCTGAGTCACGAAGAGTGGCAAGCCATCTGGACCGACTTGGTCGATCTCATGCGAGTAGGCGTGCGCCGCGGCAAGATCGTCGTAGTCCGTCGCGAACACGATCACGGCGCACCGGCCTACGCCCCGGACAAGCCCCGCACCTACGTCTACCGTCGCGCCGGTGACCCCTGCCGTCTCTGCCGCTCCACCGTTCTGCACTCCGTACTCGAGGGCCGAAACCTGTTCTGGTGCCCCACCTGTCAGCCTGGATGA